A genomic segment from Vanacampus margaritifer isolate UIUO_Vmar chromosome 3, RoL_Vmar_1.0, whole genome shotgun sequence encodes:
- the LOC144049146 gene encoding immediate early response gene 5-like protein gives MERAFDAQNLISISLRKIQSSRTQRGGIKLHKNLLVTYVLRNARQFYMSKNLSPTPRTQQYEDVAAARETQEYLELTGSFTELANDFYCNFGGVDSDTWHCGAPQHQPSCQSAEVAHQDASACAMVPPSDSDLMVSESFWTCADKPAWESHAPSTQVNHKTVLDLDTHVVTTVTNGYFHSDCCAQPKQSQNAQCYAKKRRMDASYHIVEPEFYLSDFGPVPCKRLRTDEDTHSDSEPLDSTNISNLISVLGSGGLSDFVSWQHTDLEQIFASQTISLKHTLLTGSGWTRAIEAF, from the coding sequence ATGGAGCGTGCTTTTGACGCACAGAATCTGATCTCCATTTCCTTGAGGAAAATCCAGAGCTCCAGGACGCAGCGAGGAGGCATCAAGCTCCACAAGAACTTGCTGGTAACGTACGTTCTGAGAAACGCCAGACAgttttatatgagcaagaacTTGTCGCCGACGCCGAGGACGCAGCAGTACGAGGATGTCGCCGCAGCCCGAGAGACGCAAGAATACCTCGAATTGACCGGGAGCTTCACGGAGTTGGCCAATGACTTCTACTGCAACTTTGGCGGGGTGGACTCGGACACTTGGCACTGCGGAGCGCCCCAGCATCAGCCCAGCTGCCAATCTGCAGAGGTGGCGCACCAAGACGCATCGGCGTGCGCGATGGTTCCTCCAAGTGACTCTGACCTCATGGTGTCGGAAAGCTTTTGGACTTGTGCGGACAAACCCGCCTGGGAGTCACACGCCCCAAGCACACAAGTCAACCACAAGACTGTCCTGGACCTGGACACGCATGTGGTGACGACTGTCACCAACGGATACTTTCATTCGGACTGTTGCGCGCAGCCAAAACAGTCTCAGAACGCGCAGTGCTACGCCAAAAAGAGACGCATGGACGCGAGTTATCATATTGTTGAGCCAGAGTTCTATTTGTCTGACTTTGGGCCGGTGCCGTGTAAACGGCTGAGGACCGATGAAGATACACATTCAGACTCAGAACCGTTGGACTCCACGAACATCTCCAACCTGATCTCGGTGTTAGGTTCAGGTGGACTATCTGACTTTGTGAGTTGGCAGCACACGGACCTGGAGCAAATCTTTGCCTCGCAaactattagtttaaaacaCACATTGTTAACAGGCAGTGGTTGGACGCGAGCAATTGAAGCGTTTTAA